The Marinilongibacter aquaticus genome has a window encoding:
- a CDS encoding branched-chain amino acid aminotransferase, producing the protein MITEAPAFKISPVKESRVGQLDPDKIVFGTLFTDHMLVADCVNGEWQTPEILPYGSIAYDPAIASLHYGQSIFEGMKAFKNVDGDVVMFRPEENFKRFNISAERMCMPSVPEEIFLGGLRELLNLDRNWVPDGDDNSLYLRPFMFASDVYLGVRPSLNYRFMIIMSPAGQYYAEPPKVKVETEFIRAAEGGVGYAKCAGNYAASLYPAKLAQEQGYTQLLWTDAKTHSRFEESGTMNVFFVKDGKILTPKTSSTILKGITRDSLLQIAKSLDIEVSEQDVYVKDIIDGIASGSVSEVFGAGTAVVVSPFSAVGFEGNDYVLPEITESSVSSKLKNALNDIRKGKTEDRFGWVYKV; encoded by the coding sequence ATGATAACAGAGGCCCCGGCATTTAAAATCAGTCCGGTAAAAGAAAGCAGAGTCGGCCAATTGGATCCCGACAAAATTGTATTTGGAACGTTATTTACAGACCATATGCTGGTGGCCGATTGTGTCAATGGTGAATGGCAAACCCCTGAAATCCTGCCATACGGTTCTATTGCCTACGATCCGGCCATTGCTTCATTACATTATGGGCAATCCATTTTCGAAGGCATGAAAGCGTTCAAAAATGTAGATGGCGACGTGGTCATGTTCCGACCTGAAGAAAATTTCAAGCGTTTCAACATCTCGGCAGAAAGAATGTGCATGCCATCCGTACCCGAAGAAATCTTTTTGGGCGGCTTGCGTGAGTTGCTCAACCTGGACCGCAATTGGGTACCCGATGGCGACGACAATTCACTTTACTTGAGACCCTTTATGTTTGCCTCGGATGTTTACCTTGGCGTACGCCCTTCACTAAATTACCGTTTCATGATCATCATGAGCCCTGCAGGCCAGTATTATGCCGAGCCTCCAAAAGTGAAGGTAGAAACCGAATTCATTCGTGCAGCCGAAGGCGGTGTTGGTTATGCCAAATGTGCCGGAAACTACGCGGCGTCTTTGTATCCTGCCAAGCTGGCTCAAGAGCAAGGCTATACGCAGCTTCTTTGGACCGACGCAAAAACGCATAGCCGTTTTGAAGAATCGGGCACCATGAACGTCTTCTTTGTGAAAGACGGCAAAATATTGACCCCAAAAACAAGCTCCACAATCCTGAAAGGCATTACCCGCGATTCTTTATTGCAAATTGCCAAAAGCTTGGACATTGAGGTCAGCGAGCAAGATGTATACGTAAAAGACATTATCGATGGCATTGCGAGCGGAAGCGTGAGCGAGGTTTTCGGTGCAGGCACCGCGGTGGTTGTTTCTCCTTTCTCGGCTGTGGGCTTTGAAGGAAACGATTATGTGCTTCCTGAAATCACTGAAAGTTCCGTTTCATCGAAACTCAAAAATGCACTGAACGATATCCGAAAAGGAAAAACCGAAGACCGCTTCGGTTGGGTTTACAAGGTTTAA